Below is a window of Bacillota bacterium DNA.
AGGACAGTGGAGCAAAAAAGGGCCCTGGTGCAGGAGGTAACTAAGGCAGTTGTAAGTACGGTTAATTGCCCCGAAGACGCGGTTATGGTCCTGATCCATGATTTGAAATCTGAAGATATCGGTAAAGCAGGTAAGTTGCCCTTTATAAAATAATTCAGTAAGCCATTCAACATTGATCTTAAAGCCTGGGGGAAATTATGAAAAACTATTTTTCCACTAAATCATATTTTATCATTTTTATGATAATTTGTTTGGTTTTAATAACAACTGGATGTGACAACAGTGGCCGGGCGATTGATTATGATGGTGGGAAATATGTGGGTGAGATGGTTGATGGAATACCTCATGGTGTAGGGAAATGGACGAGTTCAGATGGAATGATTTATGAAGGAGAGTTTTCTTATGGCCTGCC
It encodes the following:
- a CDS encoding tautomerase family protein, whose amino-acid sequence is MEQKRALVQEVTKAVVSTVNCPEDAVMVLIHDLKSEDIGKAGKLPFIK